The Gilliamella apicola genome window below encodes:
- the yfbR gene encoding 5'-deoxynucleotidase yields MNGSHFFAHLSRLKLINRWPLMRNVRTENVSEHSLQVAFIAHALGIIKNKKFNGNVNPERIALLAMYHDVSEVITGDLPTPTKYYNPQITIEYKKIEKIAQHKLINMLPEELRDDFKLLIDDDYYDEAEKSIVKQADALCAYLKTIEELSAGNNEFRLAEQRLKKTLSERNSPEMDYFLEVFVPSFKLSLDEITMDN; encoded by the coding sequence ATGAACGGTAGCCACTTTTTTGCTCATTTATCACGATTAAAATTAATAAATCGTTGGCCATTAATGCGTAATGTAAGAACTGAAAATGTATCTGAACATAGCTTACAAGTCGCTTTTATTGCGCATGCCTTAGGGATTATAAAAAACAAAAAATTTAATGGTAATGTTAATCCTGAACGAATTGCATTATTAGCTATGTATCATGATGTTTCTGAAGTGATAACAGGAGATTTACCAACGCCAACAAAATATTACAATCCACAAATTACGATTGAATATAAAAAGATTGAAAAAATAGCACAACATAAACTTATTAATATGCTTCCTGAAGAGTTACGTGATGATTTTAAATTATTGATCGATGATGACTATTATGATGAAGCAGAAAAAAGTATAGTAAAACAAGCTGATGCCTTATGTGCGTATTTAAAAACGATTGAGGAACTTAGTGCTGGTAATAATGAATTTAGATTAGCTGAACAGCGTTTAAAAAAGACCTTATCAGAACGTAATAGTCCTGAAATGGACTATTTTTTAGAAGTCTTTGTTCCAAGTTTCAAATTATCTTTAGATGAGATAACCATGGATAATTAG
- a CDS encoding autotransporter outer membrane beta-barrel domain-containing protein, which produces MKIKLISFLITTVFGASYAQAYNYDASTDIKLPFNQINERYFLTNSSNLPINITTSDSLIVNSEGSFHLGFTGKTTTEPASIASGDINMTVNGNFQIYNDTWIGKFDTKFFTDYLGLHTDFPYDPIDHNIDVHVTGDINVELGADKKRGGLMILSGNVMGTGQTTTGKTTVKVDGDTNIHSGDNHLAGTSSSPARLITRSFNITGGDIEIIGAKTVLETTNNDIQRSSVVVGKTGKMIIMRGGTVDLSHGGNFDVIDKGILTASRGDGFVKLSSNGQLNIDKTATIESSKGSLYISDQHNNTSHLNIAGTINFGISDTKQYNTIHGDNVNILSSAKISATDDFIKNSLKYISSEINATVLSANNSLNISNIKDGETKALIQNIYGDLNFKKIGNELKFVNASNVTDFSNVQHSKLAAERQISRYYEQVGTKVKNIAKGFAQNLAKVSYESLYNTSTNGNVSSDKSLAGDLNWDILAAIGRGNLAIENKNTPLYFNQNLAGLYNNNHGLHLTEIALSSFNYTRNTLNKRIEQFDQNNKGTDDNLWINLINHHQSANNYQGISGYRYTSNGFIVGYDKKIIDNFLVGTTFSYTSGKYKDKAASSNDSDINNYQIQLYSGYRFPNNITTSAYVGYNYGKNHLDTYDNYYSINEKFHSNTWNVGSTIGYNWQVQEKLTLIPSISLNYLYTENSSHNASYNKIDLVKYGKASNSAFLIPMDMTIDYSIFKDQDNQISLRAKTGYIVNLSHNEFDSDIIINGVSGLSKMSSHTSNRSNNQYNLGLGLTYSYNLIDINIDYQYYGESKKNSNYITALAKLSF; this is translated from the coding sequence ATGAAAATCAAACTTATTTCTTTTCTAATAACAACGGTATTTGGCGCAAGTTATGCTCAAGCATATAATTATGATGCATCAACAGATATAAAGTTGCCTTTCAACCAGATCAATGAACGCTATTTTCTCACAAACAGCAGTAATCTACCTATCAATATTACAACATCAGATAGTTTAATCGTTAATAGTGAAGGATCATTTCATCTTGGTTTTACTGGAAAAACCACAACAGAACCAGCTTCGATTGCTAGCGGTGATATTAATATGACGGTTAATGGTAATTTTCAAATTTATAATGATACTTGGATTGGTAAATTCGATACAAAGTTTTTTACTGATTATTTAGGGTTGCATACTGATTTTCCATATGATCCTATTGATCATAATATAGATGTGCATGTAACAGGGGACATTAATGTCGAATTAGGCGCGGACAAAAAAAGAGGCGGACTCATGATTTTATCTGGTAATGTCATGGGAACTGGCCAAACAACTACTGGAAAAACAACAGTGAAAGTAGATGGTGATACAAATATCCATAGTGGTGATAACCATTTAGCGGGAACATCATCATCGCCAGCAAGACTAATTACACGTAGTTTTAATATAACAGGTGGCGATATAGAAATTATCGGTGCTAAAACAGTATTAGAGACAACTAATAATGATATTCAAAGGTCTTCTGTTGTAGTAGGTAAAACTGGAAAAATGATCATTATGCGCGGTGGTACTGTTGATTTAAGTCATGGTGGTAATTTTGATGTTATTGATAAAGGTATATTAACTGCTAGTAGAGGGGATGGTTTTGTTAAACTTTCATCTAATGGACAACTTAATATTGATAAAACAGCCACAATTGAATCATCTAAAGGTTCGTTATATATAAGTGATCAACATAATAATACCTCTCATCTAAATATTGCTGGAACTATTAATTTTGGTATATCAGATACCAAACAATATAATACTATTCATGGAGATAATGTTAATATTCTATCTTCCGCTAAGATCTCTGCAACCGATGATTTTATAAAAAACAGTCTTAAATATATTTCCTCTGAAATAAATGCCACCGTATTATCTGCAAATAATTCCTTAAATATTTCTAATATTAAAGATGGCGAAACTAAAGCGCTAATTCAGAATATTTATGGTGACCTAAACTTTAAAAAAATTGGAAATGAGCTCAAATTTGTTAATGCAAGTAATGTCACCGACTTTAGTAATGTACAACATTCAAAATTGGCAGCAGAACGACAAATTTCTCGTTACTACGAGCAAGTTGGAACAAAAGTTAAAAATATTGCCAAAGGTTTTGCACAAAATTTAGCAAAAGTATCATATGAATCGCTTTACAATACATCCACAAACGGCAATGTAAGTTCTGATAAATCTTTAGCTGGTGATTTAAATTGGGATATTCTAGCTGCCATAGGAAGAGGAAATTTAGCTATTGAAAATAAAAATACTCCATTATATTTCAATCAGAATTTAGCAGGATTATATAATAATAATCATGGGTTGCATTTAACAGAAATTGCACTGAGTTCATTCAATTATACTCGAAATACATTAAATAAACGTATTGAACAATTTGATCAAAATAACAAAGGAACGGATGATAATCTCTGGATAAATTTAATTAATCATCATCAAAGTGCAAATAATTACCAAGGTATTTCTGGTTACAGATATACTTCTAATGGTTTCATCGTGGGATATGATAAAAAAATAATAGATAATTTTTTAGTCGGCACAACATTTAGTTATACATCGGGTAAATATAAAGATAAAGCAGCATCTTCAAATGATTCTGATATAAACAATTATCAAATCCAATTATATTCTGGTTATCGTTTTCCTAATAACATTACCACTTCTGCTTATGTTGGCTATAATTATGGAAAAAATCACCTTGATACCTACGATAATTATTATTCAATTAATGAAAAATTCCACAGTAATACTTGGAATGTTGGAAGTACTATTGGATATAATTGGCAAGTCCAAGAAAAGTTAACTTTAATACCGAGTATTAGTTTAAATTACCTCTATACTGAAAACAGCTCACATAATGCTAGTTATAATAAAATTGATCTGGTTAAATATGGTAAAGCGTCAAATTCGGCATTTTTAATACCAATGGATATGACAATTGATTATTCAATTTTCAAAGATCAGGATAATCAAATATCATTAAGAGCTAAAACAGGATATATAGTAAATTTAAGTCATAATGAGTTTGATAGTGATATCATTATCAATGGAGTTAGTGGATTATCAAAAATGAGTTCTCATACATCTAATCGTTCCAACAATCAATACAATCTAGGACTAGGACTCACCTATAGCTATAATCTGATTGATATTAATATTGACTATCAATATTATGGCGAAAGCAAGAAAAACTCAAATTATATTACTGCACTTGCTAAATTAAGTTTTTAA
- a CDS encoding response regulator, whose translation MLEVLIVEDDPMVAELNKKYLQMISGFNLIANVNNGEQALHFIHDNHIDLILLDVFMPKLNGLELLQHIRISYPKIDIIMVTAACNTADIQTALRLGVIDYIVKPFTFERLRTALISYQERIRLLSSSKILNQNQLDDRIFAKPTIHYKNLPKGIDSQTLKKVREVIISYNNEFSMSEIVELINLSRISLKKYLDYLEELGELESYLTYLSIGRPVKRYIYQK comes from the coding sequence ATGCTTGAAGTTTTAATAGTAGAAGATGATCCTATGGTTGCCGAATTAAACAAAAAGTATTTACAAATGATCTCTGGTTTCAATTTAATTGCCAATGTCAATAATGGAGAACAGGCATTACATTTTATCCATGATAACCATATTGATCTTATTTTACTTGATGTCTTTATGCCAAAACTAAATGGGCTCGAACTTTTACAACATATACGTATTAGTTATCCGAAAATTGATATAATTATGGTTACAGCTGCATGTAATACTGCCGATATCCAAACAGCATTACGCTTAGGTGTGATTGATTATATTGTTAAACCTTTCACTTTTGAACGATTAAGAACTGCATTAATTTCATACCAAGAACGAATTCGTTTATTATCATCATCAAAAATACTTAATCAAAACCAGCTAGACGATCGTATTTTTGCAAAACCAACTATTCATTATAAAAATCTCCCCAAAGGTATTGATAGTCAAACACTAAAAAAGGTTAGAGAGGTAATTATTAGCTATAACAATGAATTTTCAATGAGTGAAATTGTTGAATTAATTAATTTATCAAGAATATCTTTAAAAAAATATCTTGATTATTTGGAGGAACTAGGCGAACTTGAGAGTTATTTAACCTATTTATCAATTGGTCGACCTGTAAAACGTTATATTTATCAAAAATAA
- the dcuS gene encoding DcuS/MalK family sensor histidine kinase, with the protein MKYLFNRLTLKVKLISLICLVFILSVIAQNIYIIHVVNDEYLTHSRQQVENIANIISNSKDFIDKIENLTTQNLDFIQTNTEQVRKLAQVDFVVIFNMQGVRYSHPDKNKIGRFVVGGDEQRALKGESYTSIAKGTLGDSVRAFSPIFNEHHQQIGGVLVGQTLKKIDHLAARTSQPIWLSLVASLVIAIILASLLSRNIKKILYGLEPLEMAQLFEERNAIIRTVKEGIVVVNRQGFITQINNEARRILRISNSKENIIGQQIDDIIPNTRLYEVMMTGVAQYDCEQNINGVVILTNRTPLFVKESLVGAIASFRDMTEVRQLAENLTGVNRYADALRSQSHEFNNKLHVIYGLAFNNNMQELIDYLEEIIGNKQAESNVISQTIKDPIIAGFLNSKFSRARELGVCLSLNVDGELKLIPNTSVTHSLITILGNLIDNGLDAVQFLDEKQINVNLIISNNTLQIEIFDNGKGISEEDTQYIFQKGYSTKGDNRGIGLYLVLASIDELNGHIQLCDLDNKKGACFKVLLPLKEIYKEKEINA; encoded by the coding sequence ATGAAGTATCTCTTTAATCGATTAACACTAAAAGTTAAACTCATTAGCTTAATTTGTTTAGTATTCATACTTTCAGTTATTGCACAAAATATTTATATTATCCATGTTGTAAACGATGAGTATTTAACCCATTCGCGTCAACAAGTTGAAAATATAGCTAATATAATTTCAAATTCAAAAGATTTTATTGATAAAATAGAAAATCTAACCACACAAAATTTAGATTTTATTCAAACAAATACTGAGCAAGTCCGAAAGTTGGCGCAAGTTGATTTTGTCGTCATTTTCAATATGCAAGGTGTTCGTTATTCTCATCCTGATAAAAATAAAATAGGTCGATTCGTTGTTGGAGGTGATGAACAAAGAGCATTAAAAGGTGAATCTTATACATCAATTGCTAAAGGAACATTAGGTGATTCTGTTCGTGCATTTAGTCCTATTTTTAATGAGCATCATCAGCAAATCGGCGGAGTTCTAGTTGGTCAAACTCTAAAGAAAATTGACCATTTAGCAGCAAGAACAAGTCAACCTATTTGGTTATCATTAGTTGCATCCTTAGTCATTGCCATCATTTTGGCCTCATTACTATCCCGCAATATAAAAAAAATCCTATATGGACTTGAGCCATTAGAAATGGCACAGCTCTTTGAAGAGAGAAATGCAATCATCAGAACAGTTAAAGAAGGGATCGTTGTGGTTAATCGTCAAGGCTTTATAACTCAAATTAATAATGAAGCAAGGCGCATATTACGTATTAGTAATAGTAAAGAAAATATCATTGGACAACAAATTGACGACATCATTCCCAATACTCGATTATATGAAGTCATGATGACGGGTGTTGCTCAATATGATTGTGAACAAAATATCAATGGTGTCGTAATTCTTACCAATAGAACACCTTTGTTTGTAAAAGAATCATTAGTTGGGGCCATTGCTTCATTTCGGGATATGACTGAGGTTCGACAATTGGCTGAAAATCTTACTGGAGTAAATCGTTATGCTGATGCATTACGTTCTCAATCTCATGAGTTCAACAATAAATTGCATGTAATTTATGGTTTAGCATTTAACAATAATATGCAAGAACTAATCGATTACTTAGAAGAAATTATAGGTAATAAACAAGCTGAATCAAATGTAATTAGTCAAACAATAAAAGATCCTATTATTGCTGGTTTTTTAAATAGTAAGTTTAGCAGAGCAAGAGAATTAGGCGTTTGCCTATCTTTAAATGTTGATGGTGAATTAAAACTTATTCCCAATACCTCTGTGACCCATAGTCTAATAACAATCCTTGGGAATCTTATTGATAATGGTTTAGATGCTGTTCAATTTTTAGATGAGAAACAGATAAATGTAAATTTAATTATATCCAATAATACCTTGCAAATAGAGATCTTTGATAATGGTAAAGGTATTTCAGAAGAAGATACACAATATATTTTTCAAAAAGGGTATTCAACTAAAGGGGATAATCGAGGTATTGGGCTTTACTTAGTTTTAGCAAGCATAGATGAATTAAATGGTCATATTCAATTATGTGATTTAGATAATAAAAAAGGAGCCTGTTTTAAAGTATTATTGCCTTTAAAAGAGATCTATAAGGAGAAAGAAATTAATGCTTGA
- a CDS encoding NAD(P)-dependent malic enzyme produces the protein MTTVQEKALAISKQMHGKFEIKSKVPVNSMSDLSVAYTPGVAAVCTEIAQHPESVYEYTSKRNLVAVITDGSAVLGLGNIGPEAAIPVMEGKAILFKKFANVDAIPLSLNTQDPDELVKHIAALAPSFGGINLEDISAPRCFEIEKRLQEILDIPVFHDDQHGTAIVVLAALYNALKVANKKLESAKVVINGGGAAGIAIADMLLAAGVTDLKVVDKIGILSEDDSSLPSHHMAMAKRTNRSKQRGTLQDAVKNADVFIGVSAPGVLKPEWVSTMAEKSIIFAMANPTPEIFPEEAKAAGAYIVGTGRSDYPNQINNVLAFPGIFRGALDARAKNITLEMQLAAAKGLASIVSNDKLSVDCILPNAFEPNVAKIVAESVKNAAKY, from the coding sequence ATGACAACAGTTCAAGAAAAAGCTTTAGCCATTAGTAAACAAATGCATGGTAAATTTGAAATCAAATCAAAAGTACCCGTTAATTCAATGTCAGATCTTAGCGTTGCTTATACTCCTGGGGTGGCAGCTGTTTGTACAGAGATCGCTCAACATCCCGAATCTGTTTATGAATATACAAGTAAACGTAATTTAGTGGCAGTCATTACCGATGGTTCTGCAGTATTAGGACTTGGTAATATTGGACCAGAAGCGGCTATTCCAGTTATGGAAGGTAAAGCGATATTATTTAAAAAATTTGCCAATGTAGATGCAATTCCTTTATCGTTAAACACTCAAGATCCAGATGAGCTTGTTAAACATATTGCTGCGCTTGCACCATCCTTTGGTGGTATTAATCTAGAAGACATCAGTGCTCCACGCTGTTTTGAAATTGAAAAACGTTTACAAGAAATTTTAGATATTCCTGTTTTTCATGATGACCAACATGGCACCGCAATTGTTGTTTTAGCTGCATTATATAATGCCCTGAAAGTTGCAAATAAAAAACTTGAATCAGCCAAAGTGGTAATAAACGGTGGGGGCGCGGCGGGTATTGCTATTGCAGATATGCTATTAGCTGCTGGGGTAACAGATCTAAAAGTAGTCGATAAAATAGGAATTTTATCTGAAGATGATAGTTCTCTACCTTCTCATCATATGGCAATGGCAAAAAGAACTAATCGTTCAAAACAGCGTGGAACCTTACAAGATGCAGTAAAGAATGCAGATGTATTTATTGGTGTGTCAGCGCCAGGAGTATTAAAACCTGAATGGGTGTCTACAATGGCTGAAAAATCAATTATTTTTGCAATGGCTAACCCAACACCTGAAATTTTTCCAGAAGAAGCCAAAGCAGCTGGAGCTTATATTGTTGGTACAGGGCGTAGTGATTATCCTAATCAAATCAATAATGTTTTAGCATTTCCGGGTATTTTTAGAGGAGCTTTAGATGCAAGAGCCAAAAATATTACATTAGAAATGCAATTAGCCGCAGCCAAAGGTTTAGCAAGCATTGTATCTAATGATAAATTATCAGTTGATTGTATTTTACCAAATGCCTTTGAGCCAAATGTGGCAAAAATAGTTGCAGAAAGTGTAAAAAATGCAGCTAAATATTAA
- a CDS encoding 2-hydroxycarboxylate transporter family protein, with protein MSMTKDFQINKIYIGSLPLPIFAICSIIVIIAAQLDMLPKTLIGGFAVILPLGWFLGTVGQNIPFFKKFGAPAILSLIVPSLLVYCGVFDENTLTAAKMLMKDSNFLLFYIASLVCGSILGMHRVILIQGFIRMMIPMLLGMCLAALVGVCVAVAFGDTWEHAFFYTVSPVMAGGIGEGVLQLSNAYSNILEQDYDKFVSALIPATVVGNFFAITFTAIMSRIGEVKPHLSGHGQLVKIEFDGLTDALKEDKTPLDARAMSGAVMILATLFIFGMILEKITHFPGPVLMIIATAFVKYFRLLPESVERGSQQWYKFISGNFTFPLMAGLGLLYIDLGSVVNVLTIPYFITIISVVFTVSMTGFVCSFFLKMYPVEASIISSCQSGMGGTGDVAILSTANRMNLMPFAQVATRLGGALMVICTTALLRYLHM; from the coding sequence ATGAGCATGACGAAGGATTTCCAAATTAATAAAATCTACATAGGATCGCTACCCTTACCCATTTTTGCGATTTGTTCAATTATTGTGATTATTGCTGCCCAATTAGATATGTTGCCAAAAACACTAATTGGGGGATTTGCTGTTATTTTACCATTAGGTTGGTTTTTAGGGACAGTAGGTCAAAATATACCATTTTTTAAAAAATTTGGGGCACCAGCAATTTTATCGTTAATTGTACCCTCATTACTAGTTTACTGCGGTGTTTTTGATGAAAATACTTTAACAGCAGCCAAAATGTTAATGAAAGATTCTAATTTTTTACTCTTTTATATTGCAAGCTTAGTGTGTGGTAGTATTTTAGGTATGCATAGAGTCATTTTGATACAAGGCTTTATTCGTATGATGATTCCGATGTTACTTGGTATGTGCTTAGCTGCTTTAGTCGGTGTGTGTGTTGCTGTTGCTTTTGGTGATACTTGGGAACATGCATTTTTCTATACTGTTTCACCTGTTATGGCAGGAGGAATTGGTGAAGGCGTATTACAACTGTCTAACGCTTATAGTAATATCCTTGAACAAGACTATGATAAATTTGTAAGTGCATTAATTCCTGCAACAGTAGTAGGTAACTTTTTTGCAATTACCTTTACCGCCATAATGAGTCGAATTGGTGAAGTAAAACCTCATTTAAGTGGTCATGGCCAATTAGTAAAAATTGAATTTGATGGATTAACAGATGCTTTAAAAGAAGATAAAACTCCATTAGACGCCAGAGCAATGAGTGGGGCGGTGATGATTTTAGCCACATTGTTCATATTTGGTATGATTTTGGAAAAGATTACCCATTTTCCTGGTCCAGTATTAATGATTATTGCTACTGCATTTGTTAAATATTTTCGTTTATTACCTGAAAGTGTCGAACGTGGTAGTCAACAATGGTATAAATTTATCTCAGGTAATTTTACTTTCCCTTTAATGGCTGGTTTAGGTCTGCTATATATTGATTTAGGCAGTGTTGTGAATGTTTTAACTATTCCTTATTTTATAACCATTATTTCTGTAGTATTTACCGTGTCAATGACAGGTTTTGTCTGTAGTTTTTTCCTAAAAATGTATCCTGTTGAAGCTTCGATTATCTCATCATGTCAAAGTGGTATGGGTGGAACAGGTGATGTAGCGATACTGTCAACGGCAAATAGAATGAACTTAATGCCATTTGCCCAAGTAGCAACACGATTAGGAGGAGCTTTAATGGTGATATGTACCACAGCATTATTAAGATACTTACATATGTAG
- a CDS encoding substrate-binding domain-containing protein: MYFILIQYFLLNNTIDVFIGYANYAPVIQQNSQLTIIDIPNHLLPTIEYSIALLNPTNIVAKLFIDFLQNKQAQECLLKYGFS, from the coding sequence TTGTATTTTATTCTTATTCAATACTTTCTATTAAATAATACGATAGATGTTTTTATCGGTTATGCCAATTATGCTCCCGTAATACAACAAAATTCCCAATTAACGATTATTGATATACCCAATCATCTTCTTCCTACTATTGAATATAGTATAGCCCTACTCAATCCAACAAATATCGTAGCAAAATTATTTATCGATTTTTTGCAAAATAAGCAAGCGCAAGAGTGCTTACTTAAATACGGTTTTTCCTGA
- a CDS encoding lipopolysaccharide core heptose(II) kinase RfaY: MNNFANIIEIEHGDMKFAYVENNEINYLDLFDQFLAEEGHHELLDPSDKLERYTYLINHNQSKFIFKIDGGVEERLERRIIAKITGDFYFNLIHKLAKISLDKCDIAYELYLVAFDKKTKRHYMIFNFVEGRSLKWEEMNKYGDQVKDCIEKLHSYNLVSNDVHGGNFILTPEGKIKAIDLTNSGFIWLTKANDAIELKERFNIKIKVPVMAMAIKKFTHGFKKLSRKLRGKEV; the protein is encoded by the coding sequence TTGAATAACTTTGCAAACATTATTGAAATTGAACACGGCGATATGAAGTTCGCTTATGTAGAAAATAATGAAATAAATTATTTAGACCTTTTTGATCAGTTTTTGGCTGAAGAAGGACATCATGAGTTACTTGATCCCAGTGATAAATTAGAACGATATACATATCTAATTAATCATAATCAAAGCAAATTTATTTTTAAAATTGATGGCGGTGTAGAAGAACGTTTAGAGCGTCGAATTATTGCTAAAATTACAGGTGATTTTTATTTCAATTTAATTCATAAGTTAGCAAAAATTTCACTTGATAAGTGCGACATCGCTTATGAGCTTTATTTGGTCGCATTTGATAAAAAAACCAAACGTCACTATATGATATTCAATTTTGTTGAAGGTCGTTCCTTGAAATGGGAAGAGATGAATAAATATGGCGATCAAGTAAAAGATTGTATTGAAAAGTTACATAGTTATAATTTGGTTTCGAATGATGTACATGGTGGTAATTTTATTTTAACACCAGAAGGAAAGATTAAAGCAATTGATTTGACTAATTCAGGCTTTATTTGGTTAACTAAGGCCAATGATGCTATCGAGTTAAAAGAACGTTTCAATATCAAAATTAAAGTACCCGTTATGGCAATGGCAATTAAAAAATTTACTCACGGATTTAAAAAATTATCTCGCAAATTACGAGGTAAAGAGGTTTAA